Proteins co-encoded in one Drosophila gunungcola strain Sukarami chromosome X unlocalized genomic scaffold, Dgunungcola_SK_2 000032F, whole genome shotgun sequence genomic window:
- the LOC128260577 gene encoding membrane-associated progesterone receptor component 1, with product MESKTDQLPNPVYDKETENVLSNDDSSFLANILREILYSPMNLALLAIICFLVYKIVRDRTEVPSAGVAKPVEEGLPKIRRDFTVSELRQYDGNQPDGRVLVAVNGSVYDVSKGRRFYGPGGPYAMFAGRDASRNLATFSVASNDKDDDDDLSDLSALEMDSVKEWEMQFKEKYELVGKLLRRGEQPTNYDDDEDDENVNSDETAATSDQTNNLRNRLPKSNTETDDSNQESHVLEGNNATINNAQDEPVSTDC from the exons ATGGAATCTAAAACAGATCAATTACCAAATCCCGTCTATGACAAGGAAACCGAAAATGTTCTCAGCAACGATGATTCTTCATTTCTGGCAAATATACTACGTGAAATTTTGTATAGTCCAATGAACTTGGCCCTATTAGCAATAATATGCTTCTTGGTCTACAAAATTGTTCGGGATCGCACTGAAGTACCATCTGCAGGCGTTGCAAAACCTGTTGAAGAAGGACTTCCCAAAATTCGCCGCGATTTCACTGTAAGCGAATTGCGCCAGTACGATGGAAATCAACCTGATGGACGCGTTTTGGTCGCCGTCAATGGAAGTGTTTACGACGTAAGCAAAGGACGACGATTCTACGGGCCAG GTGGTCCCTACGCTATGTTCGCGGGAAGAGATGCATCCCGGAATTTGGCAACATTCAGCGTGGCTTCAAATGATAAAGATGATGACGACGATTTGAGCGATTTAAGCGCACTAGAAATGGACTCTGTTAAGGAATGGGAAATGCAATTTAAGG aaaaatatgaaCTGGTTGGCAAGCTTCTGCGTAGGGGCGAACAACCCACCAATtacgatgatgatgaggacGATGAGAATGTTAACAGTGATGAAACCGCTGCTACAAGCGATCAAACCAACAACTTGCGGAATCGTCTACCCAAGTCGAATACTGAGACTGATGACAGTAATCAAGAAAGTCACGTTCTGGAGGGCAACAATGCAACCATAAACAACGCACAAGATGAACCAGTTTCCACTGATTGTTAG